The Ictalurus punctatus breed USDA103 chromosome 9, Coco_2.0, whole genome shotgun sequence genome contains a region encoding:
- the LOC108270396 gene encoding dr1-associated corepressor, whose protein sequence is MPGQKRKYNVRFPPGRIKKIIQKDTEVGRMATAVPVIISKALEMFLISLLTKTSLITQSKNSRVMSINHMKQCIESEKLFDFLKELAEQASGSSTAKESKAGKGKCLGHRKKWHNMSIKTKSPEKEDLPERHNTEPSDSSSESELVICLETQSP, encoded by the exons ATGCCtggacagaaaagaaaatacaacgTTCGTTTTCCACCC GGTCGCATTAAGAAAATCATTCAGAAAGATACGGAGGTGGGCAGAATGGCCACTGCTGTTCCGGTTATCATAT CTAAAGCACTGGAAATGTTCTTGATCTCATTGCTCACCAAGACCAGTTTAATCACTCAGTCCAAGAACAGCAGAGTCATGTCCATCAACCACAT GAAACAGTGCATTGAGTCTGAGAAGCTGTTTGACTTCCTGAAGGAGCTCGCGGAACAGGCCTCCGGCTCGTCAACAGCTAAAGAGAGCAAAGCCGGCAAGGGGAAATGCTTGGGACACAG AAAGAAGTGGCACAACATGTCCATCAAAACCAAGTCACCAGAAAAGGAGGATCTTCCTGAGAGGCACAACACTGAGCCTTCAGACTCCTCTAGT